The sequence GCATTTCAATATTATAATTTCGGGGCTGGTGCAACATTATGTTACATAATAGCATTACTCTCCTTTGCATTTGCATTGGTCTATGCAAAGCTGCTATCGGCTGAGTCCCTATACTAAGGAATAGTGATAATATTGGCTAAAATTGTAGCCAGAAAACTCGTGTTGTACGGAGCGCTTCTGGCAATTATGTTTTTCCTCATAGGCCCATACCTCTGGGTCATGATATGTAGTGTGCAGAAAGAGGCTGATTTGATATCGAAACCTCCACGTTGGATACCGACTGAACCGACTTTACAGAATTATCTGCTAGTCTTCCTGCCTGAGGTTGGCAAGAAAGGGCAGCTGATAGTCTCTGTCGAGAAGATGCCGAGAGGAATGATAAATAGCACTATTGTAGCTCTCACAATAGTCGTTCTAAATCTATTCTTAGCTATTCCAGCAGCATACTCTTTGTCAAGATTCAGATTCAAGGGTAGCCGTACAGTTTCCCTATTCATTATTGCAACAAGGATGATTCCAAGCGTAGCTGTTGTCATACCTTATTTCATAATCCTTAAGACAACTGGCCTTCTTGATACTCTTCTTGCTCTGATCCTACCTTATATTCCATATACATTGCCTTTCACAATATGGATCCTCCATGGCTACTTTGTAACCATATCTCCTGACCTTGAAGAAGCTGCTATGATAGACGGATGTTCGAGGCTCGGAGCAATCATCCGCATCATGATTCCAGTAGCCGTACCAGGCCTGGTAGCTGCAGCAATATATGCTTTCATGAGTTCATGGAATGAGTTCATACTTGCCTTCGTCTTAACAACTTCAGAGAATGCCCAGACGATGCCTGTGATGGCTGCTATGATTATTAATGAGATATATCTTCCCTTCGGCGTCCTAAATACCGCCGCTGTACTCACATCGATACCACCTGCAATACTAGCAGTATTCCTTCAGAGGTATCTGGTCCAAGGGCTTACAAGGGGAGGTGTCAAGTTCTAGGCGAAGAATGGCTTACATTTATAAATTGAATGGCTGATAATAGTATGTTGTGGAAATATGACAGAGGAAAAAGTTTCTAGACGTAAATGGGTCAAATACGCAGGTGCAGGTGTTGTCGTAGCTGCCATAGCGGGGGCAGGATATTATGCTATGCAACCGAAACCGGTAACAATCACACCGACAGCGACTCCAGCAACACCCACAGCAACCCCAACTCCGACACCTAAACCTATGGAGATGACCTACTACAGTTGGGCATACGCTCCAGAGATCCACCAGGAACATTTGGACTGGTTTATGCAAGCCTACCCGAATATCAAAGTGTCTTATGTAAACCTTCCAGCAGCTCAGTACAGTGCCTTAATGTTGCCCAAGTTTGTTGCAGGAGAGGCAATAGATGTCTGCACAGTCAACGCTGACGACGCCTTACCTGCATGGGTTGCAGCAGGCTACATCCTACCATTGACCAAAGACGAATTTCCAGAGGTCTACAATGAGTATCGGCCAGCCATGGACACGTTTGTCTGGGAGACATTCACATACAAAGACGTTTGCTATGGTCTACCATATTACTCAGACTACCTAGGGTTGATGTATAATAAGGAATATTTGGACAAGGCGGGGATAGACCAGCCACCAACAACATGGGACGAACTTGTCGATCAATGCTTAAAGATCAAGCAGAAGGGTATACTCGAATATCCTCTACAACTTATTATGAAGGCTGAGTGGGGCCTCAACTTCCTGTGGCATGCACTCATATATTCCAGGGAGAGGAGGACTGGCCTCCTATTTGATATGGACATGAACCCTGTCTTTAATACCTCAGGCTCCAGATTTGAGGAGGTCCTCCAGTGGCTCCGAGACTGCATAGTTAAATGGAAGATAATG is a genomic window of Candidatus Bathyarchaeota archaeon containing:
- a CDS encoding carbohydrate ABC transporter permease — protein: MAKIVARKLVLYGALLAIMFFLIGPYLWVMICSVQKEADLISKPPRWIPTEPTLQNYLLVFLPEVGKKGQLIVSVEKMPRGMINSTIVALTIVVLNLFLAIPAAYSLSRFRFKGSRTVSLFIIATRMIPSVAVVIPYFIILKTTGLLDTLLALILPYIPYTLPFTIWILHGYFVTISPDLEEAAMIDGCSRLGAIIRIMIPVAVPGLVAAAIYAFMSSWNEFILAFVLTTSENAQTMPVMAAMIINEIYLPFGVLNTAAVLTSIPPAILAVFLQRYLVQGLTRGGVKF
- a CDS encoding extracellular solute-binding protein, with protein sequence MTEEKVSRRKWVKYAGAGVVVAAIAGAGYYAMQPKPVTITPTATPATPTATPTPTPKPMEMTYYSWAYAPEIHQEHLDWFMQAYPNIKVSYVNLPAAQYSALMLPKFVAGEAIDVCTVNADDALPAWVAAGYILPLTKDEFPEVYNEYRPAMDTFVWETFTYKDVCYGLPYYSDYLGLMYNKEYLDKAGIDQPPTTWDELVDQCLKIKQKGILEYPLQLIMKAEWGLNFLWHALIYSRERRTGLLFDMDMNPVFNTSGSRFEEVLQWLRDCIVKWKIMSAKAFETGEGDGFKAFAAGEMAFHLAPNYRLQQANDPSLSKIAGKARGSMFPGGKKGEHGTCGWARCYSITRLGKADRDAQRKLLIFLGGKHEGKYKVAADWMIKKGLGQPYGELYGYREIRDALTKYFLDPDMIREQRKLILPMEGFKHRRTGEVIPWFMEWLIYNHPLIQKVASGDLKPIDALNDMANKWNELKKKYAK